Below is a genomic region from Zea mays cultivar B73 chromosome 9, Zm-B73-REFERENCE-NAM-5.0, whole genome shotgun sequence.
TGTGTGCGcacacatggttgtgctgctcggcacgcgttggtatcacagttagtagttgtagtccattatgagactatgtcaatgcgttatcttggcacaatctgTTTTTGCTACGTAAGATtcgttattggtgccagtttggtaatggtgtcacgattaatgacttatggtgccgcagtgAAACTGAGAgctcctgtgaatgcgcacacaggactgtgctactcgtcggatgctggtatcaaggtctctggtcatgatgcattatggaactacactgatgtgtgatcttccgtggacaccttccttgaaacaatttctatgttgtttgtcgagtgaccaagcaacatctatcatcactGTTGGATCAaacgggcataccactttcatgtgtggtcttatgtcttttgatcttggtagtgactactcatacaagttccctttacatcctttgtgtaaaggtgaagccttggagctttttagtgtcaaGAGAcaattgattagctctcaaaatgaagattgatttttccctgctgttgagatgcaggagtttgttcattcgctctcttatttaatccaagtattccctaaccaagtggataattcatctcacatgaagaaacggatgaacaacctgaccaaatggattctTGCCCAAATGCATGACCAACTGTTAATATGAgtaaactctcaacccttggcttaccgatggtactgagaggacttactcaatgtcaaaagtagttcaacaagttggttttactaacttgtaactgcattgtgaacaaaggttgagtttaaaGATCGTttaatcgagttgtctaaactcactttggttcaacccatcctAAGAAAGTCCTTACAAAGATCAAGTTAAAATTGACTGATAACCCCTAgtcatcgctctagtcatgcctcgattgtctcacgtgtgcttttccagcatgtgtggtcaagtcgagccatgcctagtgcttgataaaatggactggttgcaaagtccgcatctacagatccctccgctggtgattttctcGAATCTATACCATCTTTCGTGGACTTGAATTCTCGGGTTAGCCACATGTTAACCGTGACAGTATTCGACATCCACACCCGTCTCCTATGCTATGAATttcctgtaaccacttgttggtaaacctctttctgtgtgttttacccaagaggttgcatctgattctgtttgggtaaagtcgcatatctactgctcgcccaacagactcagatagtatagtgtcatcagaaaaagcaaactgcacacatgaaaccttatgtgttcctctggcTGATGTTGTCTCTACTAATGGACATTTCTAAATTGGCTTACgtcgatacatgttatgtccactagggGAAACAACATCCTGAGACACTTGCCTTCGCTCAGAACTGCCTTACGATTATCGCTGATAAGGAAATGAGTTACATGCTgctctactcttagaagtctttcgttctgaatctcgggacgagattcttttaaggggggagggcagtaacaccccaggtgtttatattccgctcgacagtgagtacggatttaagcacgtaatcagtGGATAAATCGGATgtaaattttaaacatcttcgcccttcgcgattttaatatcgcatctatttcgtctgtcgcgagtgcgacaaCGTTTTTATTTCCATCTTTCTGAGCtcgtcctaaattttcgtgatgttcggaacatatttGTTCTGAAAATCTGTGCGTTCGGTGATTATTCATTGCtcacgcgaatacgaattcggaagttcGACTCATTCGGATGATTTTATCACAGACAAATTtatttgaactcgacgactaaaatatTTGGGGCAAAATAATTAGGGGAGCACTCGACCGACCACGGCTAGGAAGAGCACCGTGGCGAGCCATGGACAGGGACTCGTGGCCGGCGAGCAAAGAGGAGCGAGGGCGAGCTAAGGGAAGGAGCTGGAGGAGGAGCGCTCGGCTAAGGGCGAGCAGCAGGAGGGCGGTCGAGCGCCATGGGAGTGGGCAGGGCGAGCTCGGCAAGCTGCGCGCAGGGGACAGAAAAACAGGGCGCGCGACGCAGGAGGAACCGAGCAGGAAGCTCCGGCCAGGAGGACGCTCGGCGAGCTGGGCAGAGGGAGGGAACTTGGGCACGATGCAGTGGAGCTCCGGCTGGGCGTTTCTGCCGGCGAGGGAGAAGACACGCAGGAGCTGCAGAGCAGGGACCGAGCGGGAGCAGAACGCTGGGAGAGCCGCTCGGCTGTACTTTTAAAGGGCTCATGGGCGGTGCCGTAGAAAAATCATAGGAGGAAGAAGGATAGCGACGATGCTGTGCGGTGGCGAGAAGATTTTTTTTTCCGCAGATGAACGCGCGCGCACAACACCAGGGGACTCGCGGCAGGAGCAGCGAGCGGCAGAGAAAGTGCGACGAGCAGAAAGAACATGAGGGAGAGAGAGTGTGGTTGGAAGAAGATAAGCCCAGGCACTGCTGCCGCGTGGGAGTTATCAGGGAAGATGAGTCGCTGGAAAAAATCAACGCCGTGGGCGGTGGTAAGGATAAAGGTGGCTAGAGGAAAAAAATCTGAgaaatttttttatttttctattTCCCATTTTTTTTAAAGAAATTGCAGATATTACGGGGTGTAAAATAGGGTCTATAAGATATATAGAAGGGCCGAACACATAATATCGACACCAACAATTAGACATGATTTGATTTGGCGAATACTCTGAACTCGAACAAAATCGTACTGTTAATTTACTTTTGAAGATTTAGACCGAAGCGAGAAGCAATGGACTGAATTAAATGGATTTCGGCTTCGATAATTTATTCTGTGTGATTCGACTAATATTAGCCGAAACCCTATCGGCTAATACATACACGATTTCGTCGTCAAAATAGCGTGCGGACAAATAAATTGGATCATATTTACACGCATGCTGTCACTCCAGACGACGTGCGATCCTAATTATTTTGCCCCGAatattttagtcgtcgagttcaaatgAATTTGTCTGAGGATAAAAATTATTCGAGTGGGTCGGGCTTCCggattcgtattcgcgcgagcgatgaattttagatAATCATCGGACACACCGATTTTTTTGGAACAACTATGTTCtggacatcacgaaaatttaggacggGCCCGAATAGATGAAAATAAAAATGATGCCGCACTCGCGACAAACGAAACCGACGCGATATTgaaatcgcgataggcgaaggTGATTAAAATTTAGCGTCCGTTtacccactgatattacgtgcttaaatccatacttgttgtcgagcagaatataaacaccaggggtgttacggccctcccccttaaaagaatcttgtcccgagattcggagcgaaagacttctaagggtagagaagcatgtaacccatgtccatatcagcggTAATCATAAGGCAGTTCTGAGCGAAGGCAAGTGTCTCAGGATgtcgtttctctagtggacatatcatgtatcgccttaggctaatttagaaatgcccaccaatagagacgatgtctgccagaggaacacataaggttccatgtgtgcagtttgctttttctgatgtcactgtactatctgagtctgttgagcaaGCGGCAAATACGCGATtctacccaaacagaatcagatacaccatcttgggtaaaacacacaaaagGAGGTTTACCAGCAAGTGGCCATTTGAGGGATTCAAGTTCCAGGAAGATAATAAAAAGTCGAGGAACACATTAGTGAAGATGATCAACAAAGGTTGACTTCACAATCAATCCACTTTATCAAGCACTAGGCATGGCTCGACATGATCACACACGCTGGAAAAGCACGTGTGTGGCGGTTGAGGcgtgactagagcgataattaggtggttatTAGTCGACTTAACTTGATCTGTGTAAGTACTTTTCTTAGAATggtttgaaccaaagtgagtttagataactcgataaaacgatctctaaactcaacctttgtttaatgggcagttacaagttagtcaaaaccaacctgttgaactacttttgacattgagcaagtcctctcagtaccatcggtaagccaagggttgagagttcatatTTGCTAGCAGGAGATCATGcacttgggtagaaatccatttagtctggttgttcatccgtttcttcatgcgagaggaactgacttggttagggaatacatggattaactaagggagcgaatgaacaaacctcTGCATCTCAACAGCAGGAAAAATCaatctctattttgagagctaatcagttgccttctaacactaaaaagcttcaaggcttcgcctttacacaaaggatgcaaagggaacttttaggtgcagtcactaccaagatcaaaagaaaagagaccacacagGAAAGTGGTATGCacttttgatccaacagagatgatagatgttgcttggtcACCTCGACAAACAACACCGAAATTGTTTCAACACTACAACACAGCTTACCTTCTATGACATTCAACTTTTGTCATTGATAAGTGAATATATGTCATATATTTAAATCTATGACGCTTGTGTGACGTTTTTTTGTTTGTCATCTATGTGACGTGGCTAAACATGTTCTATGACGAATTGAAGTTTTTCTGTCATTAAAATTATGACGATTCTACTTCGTCATAGATTTTGTGACATTTACATATTGTCATTACTTCAAAGAAAACGTCACTAATAAGCAGCACACTGGTTATGTGGAGCTCATGCGGCAAATGATTATGACGTTTATCAATATGACATGGCACTTTTCAATGACGAATTTTGTTGTCATAATATATAAAATGTCGCATGTTAGTGCTAGACCAAATTTGTGGCCTCATTAAATCTAATTTATAATTTTCTATGAATACTATTTTATATTATCAAAATTTGTGGCCCAATTTTTGGCTTCATTCAACCGTGCAAATGTTCACATGACATATTTCACAAATTTACATATCCAATGACCAAAATTGTAGCAGACAAATTCCAATTCATAGGTCACAATACATCTAGCAAGAAGCAACATTGTTCAACAAAACTTAAGGCTACTAGTAACAAAAATCAACAAACTTGGAGCCACTAAGTCCTACTTGTGAAAACTAGCAACCAAAACGTATCCGGTGCTCACGTGCACATTTTAAATCTGAAACATCCATCCAACATCTAACAGAAGCACCAATTTTACAAAGAACCCCTTTCACCTTTTTCACTTGGTGGGAGGGGTTCTTAATCAAATTAACTGCAGCCGCTCGATATGAGATGGATGTCTCAGATTTAAAATGTGTACTTGAGCACCGTACCCCTTTGAGCACCAGATATGTTCCCATTGATAAAACAACCCGACATAGTTCAACCAACAACCAATTTTCAAAGAAGAAACATACTACAATAATTCACTGTTGGGGGCTTAGAAACTTTATGGCCTTGGATTGTGCTGGCCCTGGTTGAAGTTTAGCAGTTAACAAAGGAGGTCGTGCATTTCTTGTGATGTCATCTttacaacttctatttcctcataatgttttacccttgaagtttctgattccatcttcaagttatcCAACACTTGTCAAAGTTTTGTTTTTTCTTGCTTCTCCTTCTCAAGCTCAAACTGAAGATCCTGAACCTATAAATAAGCATAACTTATTTACTTCATACGTAACCATGCACACACAACCAAACAAGAACAAAAACATAGTTAAAAATATGTATACAAATACATAATCAGACATTAAAGCATCAAATGGTCTACATATATGGTTAATTTGGGAACAAATGACTTATGCTTTTATAGAAAAAATGTTGCATGCTGCTACAGTACATGTGCTTTTACTGAATTTAAAGCATAATTATATATTCAAATTAGTATTGATACTTCATTAGTATGAACATAAACTCAGAAAATTAGACATAAACCAAGTAGTCTTTTATTTACATATCTTTTGTGCTGCTAGTTGTGTCTAGAATGTAATATGATCTGGTTGTGGTACCTAGATATGTAATTTCTATGTTTGTGCATGGACAATCTCTTTATGTGGATATCATCTTATTAATCTATGGATTGCATCCATTTATATATTGTGCATTTAGCTATTAGTGGGCAATGTATTAATTTCTCGGCTATATGTTGAATATTAACAGCAATCTTTTCTCTATGGAGTTTTTAGTTGGGTTTATACACATATCATGAGCTCAAGAAAAATGGCCTCAAGAGTAGTGATAATTTCAGCGGCCTACTTTTCGAACCTCTCGATCACACGCTTGTCAATGCCTCCAAGCTTGTAGATCAGGTGGCCAGTGGTGGTAGACTTGCCAGAGTCGACATGGCCATTAACCACAATGTTGATGTGTAACTTCTCTTTACCCATGACTAGAGGTGAAGCTTAAACTGTTAATCAAACGAATCAATTATTAGGAACGCAAGTAAAAATCACACAATACTAAAGCCACTAACAAAAAAAATTATTAGATGGAATTATAAACTAAATTTGGAGTTGCAACTACAGTAATCAGCTTAGAAAAAGCATGGTACATGTTAGCAAGAGATAAAGCAGACCTAGAAACATTCAATAGAGCAAACTAATAAGCACTAAAAATAAACAGAGCAGACTAATAAGTGTTCGTACAGAATTTAGAGCCAACAAaacaaattcaaaatttgctactTTATAAACCAGATCAGAGCCGGCACCGCCCCTGTAGTGGCACAACATTATTAGCACTAAAATCATATAAAGAATACCATAAGCTTTGGATAATTTGGCACATGATTATTAATGCTGAATTCGCAAAAAATAAGATCAACTTCATAGAACATTTATCCACTCATTATTGAAGCACTGTACCAAGGCGTAAGGAAAGTGCCATTTTTTAAGTGCGTAGACATAATTACACAAGCAAAGCACCAAATTATGTTCTATCtctgaaaagaaaaaaaaactaaaTAAATATGAGTCTTTCGCTACACAAACATATAAATTATTCACCAAACTTAATCTAAATAGAAGAGTCGAGTGCATTAGGCTAGTATAAATATAACTTACCAAATATGGTTTACAAATTCACCGTAAAAAATAATGTATTGTATTGCAAGCACAAGAAAGGTGAACTGAGGGAAGTAAAATACTAATGTTCATGTACTACAAACAGGTAGTCACTGCTAACGAACCTTGCGAAAAGCTTACATGCTTTTCAAGAATTTTAGCCAATAGAGAAAGCACAAGGGCGCTCGCCCATCTGAACACTTATATTCAAATATCCGCACGACTGCAGGCTAGTCGTTTTTATGCCTATTTTCTCTGTTAAATAGATTACACATGGTCCTATACTAACTTATGTGCTGAACCTCCCTTATTGTGCCTTGTTGAAGTATTCAGACTTGCTGAATTTAAGCAACTATACTAATTGAACTAAGGGGAAATGACAGTCTTGTTTTGAGATCTATAATCAGACATCGCTGCCTGATAACAATTGACTAACATTAACATACTAATATCAAAAAGATGTGTAGCTCAATTTTGGGCTTTGTTAGGTAGAAGAGTATAATGTGAAATCGATGGACTTATGTACAGTGAAATGCTAAAGTACATTTCTTTCTTTTGACGTGACTCATAGAACACATCATATTTGTCATCTGTAAGTCCAGGGACAATGTGTAGGGAAACCCAAAACAAAACGGGGTCCATGGGACCTAGCATGCAAATAATAAAAGGAAGCAAGTATGTACTTAGGTTTTAGGTGCTGTAACAGCATGCAACAAGCAAGCAGTTTTATATATTAAGTAGGCATTGATGCCTGTCGTTGCTTCACGTCCAAAACTCCAAGTGATTAGTTTGTGACTTCGAAATAGAGTTGAAGACATGAACAATATGGTTGACCAATGTACAGACACACATTTCATGGTACGACATGAACTATCTAAGAAATTTAGAGACCATAAAGTCACGAGCACTAATAGATGATAAAATGGAAAGATAAAGGGAAACATACTCCAACAATATTCCAATTACTAACACAACCACTTGACAGCAATAATCAGGCATTACTCTATTTAACATCATCGGCAAAGACACACTTTTATCTGTTCAGACTTTGAATTACACTGAAGTCAGCTGATCTGCACACGCAGATGAGGTACGATAAATGTTGAGACAGGAATTAAGTAGTACCTTGGAACAATTAGCCGCACTCGCCTGTGCAGAAGTGGACGCGAAGCTGGCCCTGGTGTAGATTGCTGCAGCGCCTGGAACCCTTCGGAGCTCTTGCCGACAGCCAACCTTGACTCATAGAGGAAGTGTAGCCTCTCCTGCACCCTGTACCAGCAATATGGGCCAAACCCCATTGAATCGACGCAAACCGATGGACTGACCACTCTGGCAGATCCAACCGAGAGAAGGAAAAATTCTGGAGGAAAGGATGGGAAAGAAGAACACTTACAGAACAAACCGAAGCGAAGGCATGGAAGCAAGCCGGAAGGGGTCCGGGAAGCCGGTATCGCCGTGACGAGGAAGAGCGCGGGCTAGAGGCTGGCCACGGTGTCTCGGGGAGGAACACGGCGGGGTGGCGAGCGAGGCATATCTGCGCGGACATGGAGGCGACACGAGAGGGGGGCGGCTCACCGGCAGCTTCATGGGGAGGACGACGGTGGGGCTAGGGGCGGCGCAAGCAAGGATGACGCGAGAAGAAGCGTGCGCGCCCGTGAAGCCCTCCATGGCGAGGATACCCCACATATTTTTTAATAAAAAGAGATAATACATAAGAATAAAGTATAACTCTATATCAAGTTATTTTAAACATATTTAGTATTTATTTTTTTCGAAAGGCATTTAAACCATAGAGAATAGTAAGCATGTTTGGTTCGCTGCCTAACTTATcatactttgcctaacttttctgtctaaagttagttcttcaattcaaaCGATAAACTTAAACAAAGTGTGGCAtattagccacaaaccaaacagaccctaagtatCCTAAAAGGAGACACCCTTTTATGAAACTTTTATCTCAAGCTTTTACTCCATACCATATTTTGAATTATTTTAATCAAAATTTATAATTGTTTTTTATTCGAAATGGCTAGGGAATGTTAAAATAAAATCATATTGTATCTTAAGCATGATCCTTCATTTGACTTGATGGTGTGACCTTGGAAATGGTTCTATTAGGTACTAAGTTCAACCCTCAATTGCTAAATAATATTAGGTGGTCGACTTTTTTGTTCCAACAACCAAGTCCAATTTTTTTAAAGATGTTTCTAATTTTTACAATTTGATTATTATTTTAGCTATTGTTGTATAACAAATTTCCCATGAATATATTAGATTTAAGTCTTTGCTAATATATTTATGAAAATTATATGAATATATTATATTTAAGTCTTTACTAATATATTTATGAAAAATATATGTAGGAAATTTAACTTTAATTCATTTTTATTTAAACAAGAATTAATATTTAAACTTGGTTCATTAccatttttatttatttcattacttGTAGTGGAGCCTATATTTTTGTTTTTTTTGGAAATTAACGTGAGAACCTATGACGACCAACATTGTCATGAAATAGTGATACTAACTAATCGTCACGAGATTGTAAGAGCATTCGTCATAAATATGGCATCTTCCATGTTTTATGACGATTTTGTGTTGGTCCTAatgactaacattttcttttcgtCATTGAACTCAATCAACCCCTACAAAACGTCATAAATATGAGACACTTATGACATTTTGATCTATTGTCACAAGGTGTTCGTCATAGAAGGCTATATGTCTTGTAGTGCAAGGAAGGAGTCAacggaagatcacacatcagtgtagttccacaatggatcatgaccagataCCTCGATACCAGCATCCGATGAGTGGCACAGTCCTGTGCGCGCATTcataggaggctctcagtttcgttgcagcaccataagtcattaatcATGACACCACTACTGAACTGGCACCAATAGAGAATCTCACGTGGTAAAActagattgtgccaagataacacattgatatagtctcataatggattacaactactaaccgtgataccagcgcgtgccaagtagcacaaccttgtgtgtatacccacaggaggccctcggtttcgtcgtgGCACCGTCGGTTTTAGTCacaacaccattaccagacgtaaccaataagaaatcttgcGCGACACCAATGGATtaggcaagggtgacaatatacaaaaagatactccacctgtaagaatagttacaagtagagagccaaatatatTATGGCCCAAGGAAATGAGCAAGACATGGCCATAAcataaacttgatgaaaggagtacgatgggagactattaattcagccccaagcatatttctatgcccattgtagagatcacaaggtcaaggatttgtatctattagatacggagggaaaacaattagaagattaagttggtatgccttcgagagatatgaggaaaccaaaggcatcaaatccaagaaaatacttggacatgcctgttggcgtttcgagaccggggggtccctaagccgacgagtgagtgtgccgcgtgccccagcccagatgggtcgagcgcgtgggcgagcgcgaaggggggaaggcgaggtggccggagacgggcgtgagagaggtggaaatcccgcggccttcgtgttcgtcccgcgcccaggtcgggtgcgcttacagtagggggttacaagcgtccacgcgggtgagggaagcaagcggccccaggagagcgcatgtcccgtcctcgttcccgcgcggccaaccttctctaagaaggccctggtccttccttttatagtcgtaaggagaggatccaggtgtacaatgggggtgtagcagagtgctacgtgtctagcagtgtaacaccctgaatttggggtataaaatttcttttctaatatccaccaaattcaggtgttaccctctcattTCTTGGCTTTACTTTTTTTTAAATAATGAAGAGTTATTTTATTATAAATATAAGTTTTTagcgtagtaaaataaaatcctagagaaGTTTCGATTGCTGCATTCATGCCGTCGCATggtgtttatgagtgcaaaatgTTATCGTAACAGAGTAAAATATCTCGGGGATGTTCCCAAGAGTTTTGGAATCTTCGTAACATTTCTTTGAGTAGTAAATATGAATTTTAGTTTTTCTAATATTATTTATTACCTAAAATTTAGTATTTGCGAAAAAACTATAAAATTCTAGAAACTCGATAATATATATATCCCTCTCGTCGAGTCCGTTCAAGATCTCAGGTCCTTTTCGCGGAATTGTTAAAACATCTCTCTCTTTGCAAACGTCGTGCTGCTCGCATCTACCCCGCTGTCTATCTAGGCGACTACCCTCGTTAGTCGTTTGCCTCGTCTCGTCGCGCAACGCCCCACGTGTCGTGCACAACTGTCTCCTCGAGCCCTCTACTCTCTATATAAGTATACACCCCCGCCCCCACTCCCAAAGTCGCCAGTCCACCAC
It encodes:
- the LOC103639018 gene encoding uncharacterized protein: MWGILAMEGFTGAHASSRVILACAAPSPTVVLPMKLPVSRPPLVSPPCPRRYASLATPPCSSPRHRGQPLARALPRHGDTGFPDPFRLASMPSLRFVLVQERLHFLYESRLAVGKSSEGFQALQQSTPGPASRPLLHRRVRLIVPSLSFTSSHG